TTTTGCCAACCCAACTTCTCAAACAACTTTTTATTTCGTTCAGCATCCCCGATTAGAAGGTAGTTTACCGTATCAACAGTAAGGTTGAAAAAGAAATATATGATGTGGTTAATTCGTTCTGCAACCTCTGGTTGTATTTGATCAAAACCATCTACAACAACGAAAAAGTCTTTTATATTTCTGCTCTTCAAGTGGTGTTTAAGATAACCTATATACTTTGCCAATATACCTTCAGTGCGACCATCATCCTCCGGCATTTGTTTCTGACAGATCACACAAATTTGTGAGATCAAATCCCAAGTAAGGTAGTTTAAATCAGTAGTCAGGAGATTTATTCCGTTTACCGATATTAATACACTATTATTAACTTGCTTTTTGTTAAATTGCTTTGCAAATACTGTCTTACCACAACCATCTTCACCCCCTAGGGCAACGATTCTAGTTTGAGAATTAAAGGTTCCCAAAATTGAATCGATAATATTGCTCCTATCAACGGAGTATTCGTAACTCGAGACTTGGTTTATGTTACCAATATGAAATTGCTGTATTGGTCTCATTTCAATTCCTTTTTAATTTTCGATAAATTAGGGTCATAAAAATTAAATTCAGATTTTGTTATTGTTTCAAATTAAATTACCTTCCGACCATCTCCCACCAGCTCTGTTTCCGATTTTCCCGTTTGTATCTGTCAGCTAGCTATTTTTTAATCTCACTTGCTTTCAATTCGATTAGCCTTATCTCATCCTCAGAGAGTTGGAACAAACGATAAAGCATCCGGTCAATCTGACGCTCGAGTGATTGAGCACGGTTATTATCTTTTTCCTCGTTTTATTTGACAACGGGTTTTCATTCTGGGTATGGCAAATTGAAATCAACTCTAATTATTTTAAGTCAATTAAATTGTTACTCTTTTGTAACTTGCTTTTGTTCTCGAATTAGATTTATTAGTATCTCGATTGAAGTCTTTAGCTCATCTGATGTGAAAATATCATTCTTCATTGACGAATTCTCCGGATGGTGGACCTTATTGCGTATAAATACCGGCAAAGAAACCGAATATTCCTCGATAGGTTTTCCATTTTGTTCTCTTCTCCAGATTCTTGGTTTTTCAGCATATCTTGACTCAGAGATGTATTTCTCCATAGCCTGCTCCTTATAATTTTGAGTACACTCCTGAAGATAACCATACAACTCATCATGAAATTCGATAGTAGGGTATTCAAATGCAAGAAAGTTTATCTCGCCCCAAGACGGACTCCAAGGGAATAGCCCACATATAACTTGGATTTCGTTGTATGAAATAGTAGGACCGCCGGGGATTTTTTTTGTGATCAAAGTCTTCACACCTTCTTGATTAACAGAGTGCTTGAAAAAGACTGGGGAGTGTGTAGTAACGAAAACTTGGTGGCCTTTTGTTTCATCTGTCAGTTCCAAAAGATATTCTGCCAATTTTTCTTGCAGTTTTGGATGGAGATGCAGTTCAGGTTCATCAATAAGTATGACCAATTTTTCGTTCGATAAGGAAGCCAATGTCTCAAGAAAGATCAGCGATATGATCATTTCATAACCAGAACCGAGATTTCTAATCGGCAGTGACAGGAAATCTTTGGGTGATGTGAAAATAGCATTTTCATAAGGAGCGTTAAGGTCTATCAAGGTCAATTCAATAGGGTCAATTTCGAAAAACTTTGTGCGATTTTGAAATTCCACCATGACCGTATACTCCATTAATTTTGTGCGTTGAGCAATTTCTGAGATCAAATCATTTAATGAAGTTCTAAGATCTGCTCGTTCTTCATCATTGTTAATATCTTCTTTTCGTAGACTCCGTAAAAATCTCCAGTTTAGATCCTCTACTACAGTTGAAAAAGCAGTATTATAGCCATGATGTATCTGCCGATCCCGCTCCTTACCATAATAGAACGATACTGGAAGACTTGAGATTTCCGTTTGAGATAACGACAATGCCCGTTGATGAATGAATTGACTTTTTCCATCTTCTTTCTCTATTTTGTAACCACTACTAGCCTGTGATATTTGGGGAATAACCACATGACTGATGGTAACAGGTTCTGAGAATAACTTCTTATGTGCCTTTCTCTCTCTTTTTTTTACATTTAATTCCAATCCGATGGCATGAAAATTGACATTCTCAGAATTGTAATCAATACTAGCTTCAAATGTATCTTCAAAACACGCAATTATTTCTATGGGTTCATCACATCCATTATGAAAATCGGTATGCTTAATCCTACGCATAACATATCCGGGTGATATACAATAATTTATAGCTTCGAGCAAAGTGGTTTTGGAGGTCCCATTGTCACCGACGAGAATATTGAATCGATCAAATTCAAGCTTTTCGATGTGATCGATTCCGCGGAAATTCTTTATAGTAATAGTTTTTAGCATGTTTGTGCCTGTAGTTCATAGGTTTTATTTGTCTCTGTCCGGAAGGAATGAGCTTCATCAACTATAATATTTTTTATTCGTCTTAATCGATTTTCATCAATCTTGTCAAGTTTTCCGATTGATTCAAATGTAGCTTGTACTTTAAAATCGCGCATAACATTTTTCCACGAACCGGGATTAGTTTCGTCAAGCAAAACGGGTGATCCCAGAACTAGGGTGTGCCCTTCAAGCTGTCCTGCAATCATTGAGGCGATGTAGGATTTTCCAAGCCCCGCCACATCCGAAATAAATACACCACCATGTTCTTCAATTATCTTTATGGCATTAACGACATCTTGACGCTGATATTCGAGGTCGATAAAATCTTCGGGGTACTTATCCCTGATTAGATTGTAATCATAACTCAGATCGAGTTTGAAATATTCATAAAGGAATTTCAGATAGAATTCATAAGGAGTGATTGAATCGTTTACCCATGTATCTTCCATTACCGTCTGAACAAAGTCTTCCGATATGTCGATTGACTGTGCCCACAGATTTTCGAATTTATCG
The nucleotide sequence above comes from Ignavibacteria bacterium. Encoded proteins:
- a CDS encoding AAA family ATPase, coding for MLKTITIKNFRGIDHIEKLEFDRFNILVGDNGTSKTTLLEAINYCISPGYVMRRIKHTDFHNGCDEPIEIIACFEDTFEASIDYNSENVNFHAIGLELNVKKRERKAHKKLFSEPVTISHVVIPQISQASSGYKIEKEDGKSQFIHQRALSLSQTEISSLPVSFYYGKERDRQIHHGYNTAFSTVVEDLNWRFLRSLRKEDINNDEERADLRTSLNDLISEIAQRTKLMEYTVMVEFQNRTKFFEIDPIELTLIDLNAPYENAIFTSPKDFLSLPIRNLGSGYEMIISLIFLETLASLSNEKLVILIDEPELHLHPKLQEKLAEYLLELTDETKGHQVFVTTHSPVFFKHSVNQEGVKTLITKKIPGGPTISYNEIQVICGLFPWSPSWGEINFLAFEYPTIEFHDELYGYLQECTQNYKEQAMEKYISESRYAEKPRIWRREQNGKPIEEYSVSLPVFIRNKVHHPENSSMKNDIFTSDELKTSIEILINLIREQKQVTKE